The following are encoded in a window of Flavobacterium psychrotrophum genomic DNA:
- a CDS encoding DUF2750 domain-containing protein codes for MLKDTADVQLKQEKFIKTICETGIVYGLENEEGFATSYSNEYENEDGEPVEVICFWSEKAYANDCIKEDWSTFNIAEIPLADFIENWCIGMHNDELLAGTDFDSNMFGTETEPLAIIIQIIEELKSTGKTITLESYENIEELESQVNDSLED; via the coding sequence ATGTTGAAAGATACTGCTGACGTACAGCTAAAACAAGAAAAATTTATTAAGACAATATGCGAAACCGGTATTGTTTACGGTTTAGAAAATGAGGAGGGATTTGCTACTTCATATTCAAATGAATATGAGAATGAAGACGGCGAGCCTGTAGAAGTAATTTGCTTTTGGTCTGAAAAAGCGTATGCCAATGACTGTATAAAAGAAGACTGGAGCACATTTAATATTGCAGAAATACCACTGGCAGATTTTATTGAAAACTGGTGTATAGGCATGCATAATGATGAGTTACTGGCAGGTACTGATTTTGACAGTAATATGTTTGGTACAGAAACAGAACCTTTGGCAATAATAATCCAGATTATTGAAGAGCTGAAGAGCACAGGAAAAACGATAACCTTAGAAAGTTATGAAAACATTGAGGAGCTGGAAAGCCAGGTAAATGATAGTCTTGAAGATTAA
- a CDS encoding GyrI-like domain-containing protein, whose translation MSIGTNLGLTNPIIIDYPETKLIGIRQNMSFAQNTTYKLWAGFMPRKREITNATSNERFSLQNYTESFFENFSPIVSFEKWAAVAVNDFESIPDGMETYTIPAGKYAVFHYTGNSKNATEVFRYILAEWLPQFGYSLDTRPHFEILGDKYRNGDDDSEEDIYIPVK comes from the coding sequence ATGAGTATTGGGACTAACCTTGGCCTGACCAATCCTATTATTATTGATTATCCTGAAACAAAGCTTATTGGCATACGCCAGAATATGAGTTTTGCCCAAAATACCACTTATAAGCTATGGGCGGGTTTTATGCCGCGTAAAAGAGAGATAACTAATGCAACTTCTAACGAGCGATTTTCATTACAAAATTATACTGAGAGCTTCTTTGAAAATTTCAGTCCCATAGTTTCTTTTGAAAAGTGGGCAGCTGTGGCAGTAAATGATTTTGAGTCAATACCTGATGGTATGGAAACGTATACAATTCCTGCCGGAAAATATGCTGTATTTCATTATACGGGGAACTCCAAAAATGCAACGGAAGTATTCAGGTATATTTTGGCAGAATGGCTGCCTCAGTTTGGCTACAGTTTAGATACCCGCCCACACTTTGAAATATTGGGTGATAAATATAGAAATGGGGATGACGATAGCGAAGAGGATATTTATATTCCGGTAAAATAG
- a CDS encoding T9SS type B sorting domain-containing protein, which yields MKSILCSILLLFFSGSTYAQNDCIDAMAVCYDTFGIVNYLGGPGVQELNSGNVCQGKEENSIWFRFTIESPGTLDFYIFPLDTKAVDYDFWLFGPATSCSNLGSAIRCSTTERRASLGGSENITGISRFETDLFENPGEGNGFVSPVNVQAGQTYYLAVNQDKVSERFQLILTGTAKLKENPPYTRMHHDYFFIEKCDDDGVNDIATYFNLMEFENIISTTERINISYFKSSNDAWLNHNVITNPGHYLSLPMLDGIYVRIEHPITGCVWIDRMSLVITNTVAAGTPGDLFLCDTNGNGTQTFDLSVNNSLIQNGTALPVSYHLTEQDAKTGNNALPNLYQNTTRSQTIWARLSGTGTCYMYDVTSFTLNVPEIPKIEYTLNIRDFSGDDTSVEVIITEPEKYVYAVDNDSFSPSINFNGLTEGPHIFYIKPLDECGVIESRNFFILNYPKFFTPNNDGENDLWRIAYLTQRPGSYVIIFDRYGKLLTSFGHRSAGWNGTLKGKSLPADDYWFILHLDTGQVVKGHFALLR from the coding sequence ATGAAAAGTATTTTATGCAGCATACTACTATTGTTTTTTTCTGGCAGCACCTATGCGCAAAATGATTGTATAGATGCCATGGCAGTATGTTATGATACATTTGGAATAGTAAATTATCTGGGTGGGCCGGGTGTGCAGGAACTTAATAGTGGTAATGTATGCCAGGGGAAGGAGGAGAACAGTATATGGTTCAGGTTTACTATTGAAAGCCCCGGTACCCTTGATTTCTACATTTTTCCTCTTGATACTAAAGCTGTAGATTATGATTTCTGGCTCTTTGGACCGGCAACGTCCTGTAGCAATTTAGGTAGTGCCATAAGATGCTCTACAACAGAGCGACGTGCATCGCTAGGAGGCAGCGAGAATATAACCGGAATCTCCAGGTTTGAAACAGACCTTTTTGAAAACCCTGGTGAAGGTAACGGGTTTGTAAGCCCTGTAAACGTACAGGCGGGGCAAACTTATTACCTCGCTGTAAATCAGGATAAAGTATCTGAGAGGTTTCAACTAATATTGACTGGAACGGCTAAACTTAAAGAAAACCCTCCTTACACCAGGATGCACCACGATTATTTTTTTATTGAAAAATGCGATGATGATGGTGTAAATGACATTGCTACTTATTTTAACCTCATGGAGTTTGAAAATATTATCAGTACAACAGAGCGTATAAATATCTCATATTTTAAAAGTAGTAATGATGCATGGCTAAATCATAATGTTATAACTAATCCCGGGCATTATCTTAGCCTACCAATGCTTGATGGTATATATGTAAGAATAGAACACCCCATTACCGGTTGCGTTTGGATTGACAGGATGTCATTGGTAATAACAAATACTGTAGCGGCAGGTACTCCCGGGGATTTATTTTTATGCGATACTAATGGTAATGGCACACAAACCTTTGATCTTTCTGTAAACAACTCACTTATACAAAATGGTACAGCCCTGCCGGTTAGTTATCATCTTACAGAGCAGGATGCAAAAACAGGTAATAACGCTTTGCCGAATCTATACCAAAACACAACACGCAGCCAGACCATCTGGGCGCGCCTTAGCGGTACAGGAACATGCTATATGTATGATGTAACAAGCTTTACTCTAAATGTTCCTGAAATTCCAAAAATTGAATACACTTTAAACATTAGAGATTTTTCAGGAGACGATACCAGTGTAGAAGTAATTATTACTGAGCCCGAAAAGTATGTTTATGCTGTAGACAATGATAGCTTTAGTCCATCAATTAATTTCAACGGATTAACCGAAGGTCCTCACATATTTTATATCAAGCCTCTGGATGAATGCGGTGTAATAGAGTCTAGAAACTTTTTTATTCTAAACTATCCCAAATTCTTTACCCCAAACAATGATGGCGAGAATGACTTATGGCGAATAGCCTATCTTACACAACGGCCGGGTAGTTATGTCATTATTTTTGATCGTTATGGCAAATTGCTTACAAGTTTTGGGCACCGTTCTGCGGGGTGGAACGGTACATTAAAAGGCAAATCCCTGCCTGCAGATGATTACTGGTTTATACTACATCTGGATACCGGGCAGGTAGTAAAAGGCCATTTTGCTCTATTGCGTTAA
- a CDS encoding succinylglutamate desuccinylase/aspartoacylase family protein, with protein sequence MIKQILSHEKALVKDTIFKLSTANNVSVDIPVTLISGLKPGATFTIIAGIHGMEYPTIMSLIEFKKEIDPKKLSGNLVIIPIVNVESFYKRTPFINPLDGLNLNRVFPGNAKGSITEVMADFFTTQVFPVTDVLLDMHGGDVSEDLIPFICYYNNKELKKQTELSARLSQISGFDTIVSYSYILPADKPAQYAFKQAVRQGITALSIEIGKLGSWKQAEVVATKQAIYRMMAELKMYENKNVKPATPPRIMYDKQVYVAVPDQGIFYSSLKAGDTVIKDTEIGFITDIFGNRIKTIIAPESGVVLYKIGTPPVNVGETLFCIAINSEAK encoded by the coding sequence ATGATAAAGCAAATTTTAAGCCATGAAAAAGCATTAGTAAAAGACACTATTTTTAAGTTAAGTACAGCTAACAATGTATCGGTTGATATACCCGTAACACTTATCAGCGGTTTAAAACCGGGAGCTACGTTTACTATAATTGCAGGAATTCATGGCATGGAATATCCTACCATAATGTCGCTCATAGAATTTAAAAAAGAGATAGACCCTAAAAAACTAAGTGGCAACCTGGTTATAATACCCATTGTAAATGTTGAATCGTTTTACAAAAGAACACCTTTTATAAATCCATTAGACGGGCTTAACCTAAACAGGGTGTTTCCCGGTAATGCTAAGGGTAGTATTACCGAAGTAATGGCCGACTTTTTTACCACGCAGGTTTTTCCTGTTACAGATGTGTTGCTGGATATGCACGGCGGCGATGTAAGCGAAGACCTTATACCTTTTATATGTTATTACAACAACAAGGAGTTAAAAAAACAAACTGAATTGTCAGCCCGCCTTAGTCAAATAAGTGGCTTTGACACTATTGTGTCTTATTCATATATACTACCTGCTGATAAGCCTGCACAATATGCCTTTAAACAGGCAGTAAGACAAGGCATAACCGCATTAAGCATAGAAATAGGAAAACTAGGCAGCTGGAAACAGGCAGAAGTGGTAGCCACAAAACAGGCGATATACCGCATGATGGCAGAACTGAAAATGTATGAAAATAAAAATGTAAAACCTGCCACTCCTCCCAGGATAATGTATGACAAACAGGTATATGTAGCTGTACCTGACCAGGGTATTTTTTACAGCAGCCTTAAAGCGGGCGATACCGTAATTAAAGACACTGAGATTGGTTTTATTACTGATATTTTTGGAAACAGAATAAAAACCATCATAGCACCGGAGTCTGGCGTAGTTTTGTATAAAATAGGTACGCCACCTGTAAATGTAGGCGAAACCCTCTTTTGCATAGCAATTAATAGCGAAGCAAAATAA